A genomic stretch from Achromobacter spanius includes:
- a CDS encoding class I SAM-dependent methyltransferase, whose translation MTASTHDAAVDRQFSPRATAYLTSAVHAQGEDLLQMAGIARQHPQARVLDLGCGGGHVSFHVAPEVKDVTAYDLSQQMLDVVAGEAAKRGLANLVTRQGKAEYLPFADGEFDLVMSRYSTHHWQDAGRGLREAFRVLKPGGIAVFADVVSPGEPLLDTWLQTIEVLRDTSHVRDYSVAEWTRMLTEAGFTLHGLSPRRLPLEFQTWVTRMRTPDTLVAALRHMFSIAPDVVRAHFDVQEDGSFTSDTATIVVKKPG comes from the coding sequence ATGACCGCCAGCACCCACGACGCCGCCGTCGACCGCCAGTTCAGCCCCCGCGCCACGGCGTACCTGACCAGCGCCGTCCACGCCCAAGGCGAAGACCTGCTGCAAATGGCCGGCATCGCCCGCCAACACCCCCAGGCGCGCGTGCTGGACCTGGGCTGTGGCGGTGGCCACGTGAGCTTTCACGTGGCGCCCGAGGTCAAGGACGTCACCGCCTACGACCTGTCCCAGCAAATGCTGGACGTGGTGGCGGGCGAAGCCGCCAAGCGCGGCCTGGCCAACCTGGTCACGCGCCAGGGCAAGGCCGAATACCTGCCCTTTGCCGATGGCGAGTTCGACCTGGTGATGTCGCGCTATTCCACGCACCACTGGCAAGACGCCGGCCGGGGCCTGCGCGAAGCGTTCCGCGTGCTCAAGCCGGGCGGCATCGCCGTGTTTGCCGATGTGGTGTCGCCCGGCGAGCCGCTGCTGGACACCTGGCTGCAAACGATAGAAGTGCTGCGCGACACGTCACACGTGCGCGACTACTCGGTGGCCGAATGGACGCGCATGCTGACCGAGGCCGGCTTCACGTTGCACGGCCTGTCGCCGCGCCGCCTGCCGCTGGAATTCCAGACCTGGGTCACGCGCATGCGCACGCCGGACACGCTGGTGGCGGCGCTGCGCCATATGTTCAGCATTGCGCCTGACGTGGTGCGCGCGCATTTCGACGTGCAAGAAGACGGCTCGTTCACCAGCGACACGGCCACGATCGTGGTGAAGAAGCCGGGC
- a CDS encoding helix-turn-helix transcriptional regulator has translation MTTSPQGTASQDGSPLRRQALGEFVRSARSRITPRMAGLPEGMRRRTPGLRREEVAQLCGISVTWYTWIEQGREVSVSPSVWSRIAGVLQLARAERAYLFDLADCADPQHARDDAGAAPGPLQECVDAINAPAYVLDRAWNVLACNEPLRDLFDNWPTRDPEPNLLRYIFLDPAARDLVVDWDQRARRVVAEFRADAGAHLDESAVLALLDTLSRQSPVFAHWWTRHAVVEREGGLREFQHPRDGKLAFQQITFRLATHPDLKLVMLLSGAAPEDR, from the coding sequence ATGACTACTTCCCCCCAAGGCACGGCCTCCCAAGACGGATCGCCCCTGCGCCGCCAGGCACTGGGTGAATTCGTGCGCAGCGCGCGCTCCCGCATCACCCCGCGCATGGCCGGGCTGCCCGAAGGCATGCGGCGGCGCACGCCGGGCCTGCGCCGCGAAGAGGTCGCGCAGTTGTGCGGCATCAGCGTCACTTGGTACACGTGGATCGAACAGGGGCGCGAGGTCTCGGTGTCGCCGTCCGTGTGGTCGCGCATTGCGGGCGTGCTGCAATTGGCGCGCGCGGAACGCGCCTACCTGTTCGATCTGGCCGACTGCGCCGACCCGCAACACGCGCGCGACGACGCGGGCGCCGCGCCCGGCCCCTTGCAGGAATGCGTGGACGCGATCAACGCGCCGGCCTATGTGCTGGACCGCGCCTGGAACGTGCTGGCCTGTAATGAGCCGCTGCGCGATCTGTTCGACAACTGGCCCACGCGCGACCCCGAACCCAACCTGCTGCGCTACATCTTCCTGGACCCGGCCGCCCGTGATCTGGTGGTGGACTGGGACCAGCGCGCGCGCCGCGTCGTGGCGGAATTTCGCGCCGACGCGGGCGCGCATCTGGATGAGTCCGCCGTGTTGGCCTTGCTGGACACGCTGAGCCGCCAAAGCCCTGTGTTCGCGCATTGGTGGACGCGCCACGCGGTGGTGGAGCGCGAAGGCGGCTTGCGCGAATTCCAGCATCCGCGCGACGGCAAGCTGGCGTTTCAGCAGATCACGTTCCGGCTGGCCACGCATCCGGACTTGAAGCTGGTGATGTTGTTGAGCGGCGCGGCGCCTGAAGACCGGTAG
- the mutY gene encoding A/G-specific adenine glycosylase — MDFAPRIVAWQRQHGRHDLPWQNTRDPYRIWLSEIMLQQTQVATVIPYYERFLQRFPDVAALAAATQEDVMPYWAGLGYYARARNLHRCAVQIAENWNGSFPPSAEAIATLPGIGRSTAAAIAAFAYGERSPILDGNVKRVFTRHFGITGDPAKREIETRLWALADAQVEAAPGLDMAAYTQGLMDLGATLCTRGKPACDRCPMAQTCVARREGRQAELPTPKVRKTIPERETGMLVLQYQGAFLLQQRPEPGIWGGLWSLPEFDVAGDPDAASRALGLEPEQRFELAAFAHTFTHYRLHIRPWLVPVRAASLRESSLPERWVPADKLASMALPAPVKKLLQGLVDAGMQDSLFSTAKA; from the coding sequence ATGGACTTCGCCCCTCGAATCGTTGCCTGGCAACGCCAGCATGGCCGCCACGATCTGCCCTGGCAAAACACACGTGACCCGTATCGGATCTGGCTATCCGAGATCATGCTGCAGCAAACGCAAGTGGCCACGGTGATTCCGTATTACGAGCGCTTCCTGCAACGCTTTCCGGACGTGGCCGCGCTGGCCGCCGCCACGCAGGAAGACGTGATGCCGTATTGGGCGGGGCTGGGCTACTACGCCCGCGCCCGCAACCTGCATCGCTGCGCAGTGCAGATCGCTGAAAACTGGAACGGAAGTTTTCCGCCTTCCGCCGAAGCCATCGCCACGCTGCCCGGCATCGGCCGGTCCACCGCCGCCGCCATTGCCGCCTTCGCCTACGGCGAGCGTTCACCCATTCTGGACGGCAACGTCAAGCGCGTGTTCACCCGCCACTTTGGCATCACTGGCGACCCCGCCAAGCGCGAGATCGAAACCCGGCTGTGGGCGCTGGCCGACGCGCAGGTCGAGGCGGCGCCCGGCCTGGACATGGCCGCCTACACGCAAGGCTTGATGGATCTGGGCGCCACGCTCTGTACGCGCGGCAAGCCCGCCTGTGATCGATGTCCCATGGCACAGACCTGCGTCGCCCGCCGCGAAGGACGCCAGGCCGAACTGCCCACGCCCAAGGTGCGCAAGACGATCCCCGAACGCGAAACGGGCATGTTGGTGCTGCAATACCAGGGCGCTTTCCTGTTGCAGCAGCGGCCTGAACCGGGCATCTGGGGCGGGCTCTGGAGCCTGCCTGAATTCGACGTAGCGGGCGACCCCGACGCCGCTTCCCGGGCGCTGGGCCTGGAACCCGAACAACGCTTTGAGCTGGCCGCCTTCGCGCACACGTTCACGCACTACCGACTGCACATCCGCCCCTGGCTGGTGCCGGTGCGCGCGGCCAGCCTGCGCGAATCGTCGTTACCCGAACGCTGGGTGCCGGCCGACAAGCTGGCGTCGATGGCGCTTCCCGCGCCGGTCAAGAAGCTATTGCAGGGCCTGGTCGACGCGGGGATGCAAGACAGTTTGTTCTCCACGGCCAAGGCCTGA
- a CDS encoding indolepyruvate ferredoxin oxidoreductase family protein, with translation MNAPLPAAVRTALESVQLDDKYTLESGRAWMSGIHALVRLPMMQRVRDAQAGLNTAGFVSGYRGSPLGGVDQNMWKAAKHLKAHHVEFQPGINEDLAATAVWGSQQVNLFPGAKYDGVFGMWYGKGPGVDRCGDVFKHANAAGTSRHGGVLVVAGDDHPAKSSTLPHQSDHILKACMIPVLFPSSVQEVLDYGLHGWAMSRYAGVWVGMKCITDIVEVSASVDVDPQRVQIQLPEDFILPPDGLNIRLADTPLQQEARLLDYKLYAALAYARANKLNRELWHLPQRDARFGIMTSGKAYLDTRQALSDLGLTETVCQRIGLRLFKVGMVWPLESTGTQQFAEGLDEILVVEEKRQVLEYQLKEELFSWIGSGKKIPRVVGKFDDKDGGEWSVPQGNWLLPAHYEFSPAMVARAIAARLMRFDLPEDVRAGIDARLTFIREREQALARPRVVEERKPWFCSGCPHNTSTRLPEGSRGMAGIGCHYMVRWMDRSTEVYTQMGGEGVPWVGQAPFTEEKHVFANLGDGTYFHSGLLAIRAAVAAKVPITYKILFNDAVAMTGGQPVDGPINVPMISRQVAAEGIDKIVVVTDDPDKYKDISDLASGVPVMHRDELDAVMRDLREHPGVSVLIYDQTCATEKRRRRKRNAYPDPARRVVINERVCEGCGDCSKASHCLSVEPLETEFGRKRKINQSSCNKDFSCLKGFCPSFVTVEGGKLKKPKALSQEGVVDEGVPQPCVPLLDQPYGVFIAGVGGTGVVTIGQLLGMAAHLEGRGCSVLDMAGLAQKGGAVYSHVVLAESPGHLLNTRVAMGEADLLLAGDLVVATSADSMARVRPGRTRVLLNSDTAPTAAFVANPNWTLPGANLTADLQAACGKDKLYAVDAAAMAVALLGDAIYSNPLMMGYAYQKGWIPLSQAALLRAIELNGQQVGNNLTAFAWGRRAAHDPADVARLMANGGVPLAPPEDIIEIKRPRTANPVVELKKPTGELAQVVAQRKAFLTEYQNAAYAKQYADLVDKVARAEQEATGTQRLALAVARYYFKLMAYKDEYEVARLYSDGEFVKKVGEQFEGDWKLHFHLAPPLFSRRDKKGHLIKRSYGPGMLKVFGVLAKLRRLRGTRLDVFGYTAERRAERELIREYRETLTAILSKLNRGNLDKAVALASVPEEIRGYGHVKEEALARAEQVREELLKEFSARVVAIGVRAA, from the coding sequence ATGAATGCCCCCCTGCCAGCCGCCGTACGCACGGCGCTTGAATCCGTCCAGCTGGACGACAAGTACACCTTGGAATCCGGGCGCGCCTGGATGAGCGGCATCCATGCCCTGGTCCGGCTGCCCATGATGCAGCGCGTGCGCGATGCACAGGCGGGCTTGAACACGGCGGGCTTCGTGTCCGGCTACCGCGGGTCCCCGCTGGGAGGGGTGGACCAGAACATGTGGAAGGCGGCCAAGCACCTGAAGGCGCACCACGTTGAGTTCCAGCCCGGCATCAACGAAGACCTGGCGGCGACAGCGGTCTGGGGCTCGCAACAGGTCAACCTGTTTCCCGGCGCAAAATACGACGGCGTCTTTGGCATGTGGTACGGCAAGGGCCCCGGCGTGGACCGTTGCGGCGACGTCTTCAAGCACGCCAATGCAGCGGGCACGTCGCGCCATGGCGGCGTGCTGGTGGTGGCGGGTGACGACCATCCGGCCAAGTCATCCACCTTGCCGCACCAGAGCGACCACATCCTGAAGGCCTGCATGATTCCGGTGCTGTTTCCGTCCAGCGTCCAGGAAGTGCTGGATTACGGCCTGCACGGCTGGGCCATGAGCCGCTACGCGGGCGTGTGGGTGGGCATGAAGTGCATCACCGATATCGTCGAAGTGTCCGCGTCGGTGGACGTGGACCCGCAGCGCGTGCAAATCCAGTTGCCCGAAGATTTCATCTTGCCACCCGACGGCCTGAACATCCGCCTGGCCGACACGCCGCTGCAACAAGAGGCGCGGCTGCTGGACTACAAGCTGTACGCCGCGCTGGCCTACGCGCGCGCCAACAAGCTGAATCGTGAGCTCTGGCACTTGCCGCAACGCGATGCGCGCTTTGGCATCATGACGTCGGGCAAGGCGTATCTGGACACGCGCCAGGCGCTGTCGGACCTGGGCTTGACGGAAACCGTGTGCCAGCGCATCGGCCTGCGCCTGTTCAAGGTGGGCATGGTGTGGCCGCTGGAATCCACCGGCACGCAGCAGTTTGCCGAGGGGCTGGACGAGATTCTGGTGGTGGAGGAAAAGCGCCAGGTGCTGGAATACCAACTGAAGGAAGAGCTGTTCAGTTGGATCGGCAGCGGCAAGAAGATTCCGCGCGTGGTTGGAAAGTTCGACGACAAGGATGGCGGCGAATGGTCCGTGCCGCAGGGCAACTGGCTGCTGCCCGCGCACTACGAGTTTTCGCCCGCGATGGTGGCGCGTGCGATCGCCGCGCGGCTGATGCGCTTTGATCTGCCGGAAGACGTGCGCGCCGGCATCGATGCGCGCCTGACATTCATCCGCGAGCGCGAACAGGCGCTGGCGCGCCCGCGCGTGGTGGAAGAGCGCAAGCCGTGGTTCTGTTCGGGCTGTCCGCACAACACCTCGACCCGCTTGCCGGAGGGCTCGCGTGGCATGGCGGGCATCGGCTGCCACTACATGGTCAGGTGGATGGACCGCAGCACTGAGGTCTATACGCAGATGGGCGGAGAAGGGGTGCCCTGGGTGGGCCAGGCTCCCTTTACTGAAGAAAAGCACGTCTTCGCCAACCTGGGCGACGGCACGTATTTTCATTCGGGCCTGTTGGCGATACGCGCGGCCGTGGCGGCCAAGGTGCCCATCACCTACAAGATCCTGTTCAACGACGCGGTTGCCATGACGGGCGGGCAGCCGGTGGACGGCCCTATCAACGTGCCGATGATCAGCCGGCAGGTGGCGGCCGAGGGCATCGACAAGATCGTGGTGGTGACGGACGACCCGGACAAATACAAGGACATCTCTGACTTGGCGTCCGGCGTGCCGGTGATGCATCGCGACGAACTGGACGCGGTGATGCGCGATCTGCGCGAGCATCCCGGGGTATCGGTACTGATCTATGACCAGACCTGCGCCACCGAAAAACGCCGCCGCCGCAAACGCAATGCCTACCCCGACCCCGCCCGCCGCGTGGTTATCAACGAGCGTGTGTGCGAAGGCTGTGGAGATTGCTCGAAGGCGTCGCATTGCTTGTCGGTGGAGCCGCTGGAAACGGAGTTCGGCCGCAAGCGCAAGATCAACCAATCAAGCTGCAACAAGGATTTTTCCTGTTTGAAGGGCTTCTGCCCGAGCTTTGTGACGGTGGAAGGCGGCAAGCTGAAAAAGCCCAAGGCCTTGTCGCAAGAGGGTGTGGTGGACGAAGGCGTGCCGCAGCCCTGTGTGCCGTTGCTGGATCAACCGTATGGCGTGTTCATTGCCGGCGTGGGCGGCACGGGTGTGGTCACCATTGGGCAATTGCTGGGCATGGCCGCGCATCTGGAGGGCAGGGGCTGTTCGGTGCTGGATATGGCCGGCCTGGCGCAAAAGGGCGGCGCGGTGTATTCGCACGTGGTGCTGGCGGAATCTCCCGGCCATTTGTTGAATACGCGGGTTGCCATGGGCGAGGCCGACTTGTTGCTGGCGGGCGACCTGGTGGTGGCGACCAGCGCGGACAGCATGGCGCGTGTGCGCCCTGGCCGCACGCGCGTGCTGTTGAACAGCGACACCGCGCCCACGGCTGCATTCGTGGCCAACCCCAATTGGACGCTGCCTGGCGCCAACCTGACGGCGGACCTGCAAGCCGCGTGCGGCAAAGACAAGCTGTACGCGGTTGATGCCGCCGCGATGGCCGTGGCGCTGCTGGGCGACGCGATCTATTCCAATCCCTTGATGATGGGATACGCCTATCAAAAAGGCTGGATTCCGCTATCGCAAGCGGCGCTGCTGCGCGCGATTGAGTTGAACGGCCAGCAGGTTGGAAACAATCTCACCGCCTTTGCCTGGGGCCGCCGCGCGGCGCATGACCCGGCCGACGTAGCGCGGTTGATGGCCAACGGCGGCGTGCCGCTGGCGCCGCCGGAAGACATCATCGAGATCAAGCGGCCGCGCACGGCGAACCCGGTGGTCGAGCTGAAGAAGCCAACGGGTGAACTGGCGCAAGTGGTGGCGCAGCGCAAGGCCTTCCTCACCGAGTATCAGAACGCGGCCTACGCCAAGCAGTACGCGGATTTGGTGGACAAGGTGGCACGCGCCGAACAGGAAGCCACCGGTACGCAGCGGCTGGCGCTGGCGGTAGCGCGGTATTACTTCAAGCTGATGGCCTACAAGGACGAGTACGAAGTGGCGCGCTTGTATTCCGATGGCGAGTTTGTGAAGAAGGTTGGCGAGCAGTTTGAAGGAGACTGGAAGCTGCATTTTCATCTTGCGCCGCCGCTGTTCTCGCGGCGCGACAAGAAAGGGCATCTGATCAAGCGCAGTTATGGGCCGGGGATGCTGAAGGTGTTTGGGGTGTTGGCGAAACTGCGGCGCTTGCGCGGAACAAGGCTGGATGTGTTTGGGTATACGGCGGAGCGACGCGCGGAGCGGGAGTTGATTCGGGAGTATCGGGAAACGCTGACGGCGATCTTGTCGAAATTGAATCGCGGGAATCTGGATAAGGCTGTCGCGCTGGCTAGTGTGCCGGAAGAGATACGTGGGTACGGGCACGTGAAGGAAGAGGCCTTGGCGCGGGCGGAGCAGGTCAGGGAGGAGTTGCTGAAGGAATTTAGCGCGCGGGTGGTGGCGATTGGGGTGCGGGCGGCTTGA
- the glpK gene encoding glycerol kinase GlpK, with translation MTTNEFVLALDQGTTSSRAIVFDREGVVRGVGQREFRQHYPRPGWVEHDAGEIWHSQLDVAREALRNAGATAADIAAIGITNQRETTLIWERATGRPLARAIVWQDRRTAPMCDQLRNDGHADFLQSRTGLVLDAYFSGTKLAWLLDHVPGARQMAERGELAFGTVDTWLIWQLTGGAVHSTDCSNASRTMLFDLHTQDWNDEILALLNIPRSVLPRIAPSSAVVGEALPEWLGGSIPIAGVAGDQQAATFGQACFAPGMAKNTYGTGCFMLMNVGDKPVQSKNHLLSTVGWGLPQAGVDGWKPTYMLEGGVFVAGAAVQWLRDGLGIIQRSEEVESLAASVSDTDDVFMVPAFAGLGAPHWDPYARGTLVGLTRGTTRAHIARATLESIALQSAELLTCMNGDSGIALTELRVDGGAARNDLLMQMQADLLGVPVVRPRVPESTALGAAGLAGLAVGFWGSQDEFASKWQAERTFEPAWPQAVREARMKRWRQAVELSKGWSSGK, from the coding sequence GTGACGACGAATGAATTTGTCCTAGCCCTGGACCAGGGCACGACCAGCTCGCGAGCCATCGTATTCGACCGCGAAGGCGTGGTGCGCGGCGTCGGCCAGCGTGAATTTCGCCAGCACTATCCACGGCCGGGCTGGGTGGAACACGATGCCGGCGAGATCTGGCACAGCCAATTGGACGTGGCGCGCGAAGCGCTGCGCAACGCCGGCGCCACCGCCGCCGATATTGCCGCCATCGGCATCACCAACCAGCGCGAAACCACGCTGATCTGGGAACGCGCCACCGGCCGCCCGCTTGCCCGCGCCATCGTCTGGCAAGACCGCCGCACCGCGCCAATGTGCGACCAACTGCGCAACGACGGTCACGCCGACTTCCTGCAATCGCGCACGGGCCTGGTGCTGGACGCCTATTTTTCGGGCACCAAGCTCGCGTGGCTGCTGGACCACGTGCCGGGCGCACGCCAGATGGCCGAGCGCGGCGAGCTGGCTTTCGGCACGGTGGATACCTGGCTGATCTGGCAGTTGACCGGCGGCGCCGTGCACAGCACCGATTGCAGCAACGCGTCGCGCACGATGTTGTTCGATCTGCACACGCAGGATTGGAATGACGAGATCCTGGCGTTGTTGAACATTCCGCGCAGCGTGCTGCCGCGCATCGCGCCCAGCAGCGCGGTCGTGGGTGAAGCGCTGCCGGAATGGTTGGGCGGCTCGATCCCCATCGCGGGCGTGGCCGGCGACCAGCAGGCCGCCACCTTCGGCCAGGCCTGCTTTGCCCCCGGCATGGCGAAGAACACCTACGGCACCGGCTGCTTCATGCTGATGAACGTGGGCGACAAGCCGGTGCAGTCCAAGAATCATCTGCTGTCGACCGTGGGCTGGGGCCTGCCGCAAGCGGGGGTTGATGGCTGGAAGCCCACCTACATGCTGGAAGGCGGCGTGTTCGTGGCGGGCGCGGCGGTGCAATGGTTACGTGATGGGCTGGGCATCATCCAGCGTTCGGAAGAGGTGGAATCCCTGGCGGCCAGCGTGTCGGATACCGACGACGTGTTCATGGTGCCGGCCTTCGCGGGCCTGGGCGCGCCGCACTGGGATCCTTATGCGCGCGGCACGCTGGTGGGCCTGACCCGCGGCACGACCCGCGCGCATATCGCGCGAGCCACGCTGGAATCCATCGCGCTGCAAAGCGCGGAGTTGCTGACCTGCATGAACGGCGACAGCGGCATCGCGCTGACCGAACTGCGGGTAGACGGCGGCGCCGCCCGCAACGACCTGCTGATGCAAATGCAGGCGGATCTGCTCGGCGTGCCGGTAGTGCGCCCGCGAGTCCCGGAGTCGACGGCCTTGGGCGCCGCGGGCTTGGCTGGGCTGGCGGTAGGGTTCTGGGGCAGCCAGGACGAATTCGCCTCCAAGTGGCAAGCCGAACGCACCTTCGAACCCGCCTGGCCGCAAGCCGTACGCGAAGCCCGGATGAAACGGTGGCGGCAGGCGGTGGAATTGTCGAAGGGTTGGAGTTCAGGGAAGTGA
- a CDS encoding DHA2 family efflux MFS transporter permease subunit, translating to MSAESATAANPAPPSNPDALRAARMIPFIVGCALFMQMLDATVVATALPAMARALGSTPVRLNVAITSYLLAVAVFVPISGWAADRYGARRVFLAAIGLFTLSSVACALSQDLPQLVMARIVQGMAGAMMVPVGRIILLRTVPKQDLLKAMSFLSIPALLGPVIGPPLGGFMVTYMSWHWIFLINIPIGVLGIALVLRYVAEIKEKSAPRLDWLGFLLSAVCLASLVSGFEAIGRDVMPLPMLLGLIAVGAACGFLYAWHARRIEHPIINLSLMRIPTFAISTLGGNLCRFSVGATPFLLAMLLQVGFGLTPFAAGMITFASAAGALLMKFVATPIVRHFGFRRVLTVNALLTGVFIMVCATFTPATPVWLMIAVLLVGGFFRSLQFTGVNTLTYADIPPSKMSHASSFAAMAQQLGITLGVGVAAVTLNVSMTLRGAETLAVSDVIAGFLVIGLMCMASVLSFRRLEPQAGAHLNGGKQSDDE from the coding sequence ATGTCAGCCGAATCCGCAACCGCAGCCAATCCCGCTCCGCCCTCAAACCCGGACGCGCTGCGCGCGGCACGCATGATCCCCTTCATTGTGGGCTGTGCGCTGTTCATGCAGATGCTGGACGCCACCGTCGTGGCCACCGCCCTGCCCGCCATGGCGCGGGCGCTGGGGTCCACACCGGTGCGGCTGAACGTGGCAATTACGTCCTACCTGCTGGCGGTGGCCGTGTTCGTGCCGATCAGCGGCTGGGCGGCTGACCGCTACGGCGCCCGCCGCGTATTCCTGGCCGCCATCGGGCTGTTTACGCTCAGTTCGGTCGCCTGCGCCCTCTCGCAGGACCTGCCTCAGTTGGTCATGGCACGGATCGTCCAGGGTATGGCGGGCGCGATGATGGTGCCCGTGGGGCGCATCATCCTGCTGCGCACGGTGCCCAAGCAGGATCTGCTGAAAGCCATGTCTTTTTTGTCCATCCCCGCGCTGCTGGGCCCGGTGATCGGCCCGCCGCTGGGCGGCTTCATGGTCACGTATATGTCGTGGCACTGGATTTTCCTGATCAATATCCCTATTGGCGTGTTGGGTATTGCGCTGGTGCTGCGCTATGTGGCTGAAATCAAGGAAAAATCGGCGCCACGCCTGGACTGGCTGGGGTTTCTGCTTAGCGCGGTTTGCCTGGCTTCGCTGGTCAGCGGCTTTGAGGCCATCGGCCGCGATGTGATGCCCTTGCCCATGCTGCTGGGGCTGATCGCGGTGGGCGCGGCATGTGGATTTCTATACGCCTGGCATGCCCGGCGCATCGAACATCCCATCATCAACCTGTCGCTGATGCGCATTCCCACGTTCGCCATTTCCACGCTGGGCGGCAACCTGTGCCGCTTCTCCGTGGGCGCCACCCCGTTCCTGCTGGCCATGCTGCTGCAGGTGGGCTTTGGCCTGACGCCCTTCGCGGCCGGCATGATCACCTTTGCCAGCGCCGCTGGTGCGCTGCTGATGAAGTTCGTGGCCACGCCCATCGTCCGGCACTTCGGTTTCCGCCGCGTGCTGACCGTGAATGCGCTGCTTACCGGCGTGTTCATCATGGTGTGCGCCACCTTCACACCCGCCACGCCGGTCTGGTTGATGATTGCCGTTTTGCTGGTTGGCGGCTTCTTCCGTTCGCTGCAGTTCACCGGGGTAAATACGCTAACCTATGCCGACATACCCCCGTCCAAAATGAGCCACGCCAGCAGTTTCGCCGCCATGGCGCAACAACTGGGCATCACGTTGGGCGTCGGGGTGGCCGCGGTGACGCTGAACGTCAGCATGACCCTGCGCGGCGCCGAGACGCTTGCGGTCAGCGACGTCATCGCCGGCTTTCTCGTCATCGGGCTGATGTGCATGGCCTCGGTCCTTTCCTTTAGACGCCTTGAGCCGCAGGCCGGGGCACACCTGAACGGCGGCAAACAAAGTGACGACGAATGA
- a CDS encoding DUF3460 family protein codes for MATNYESEITLFLKDFKQSHPGTEERQREGRARLWDKQQDSELLEGFRAARVPQKPYVYSAD; via the coding sequence ATGGCGACCAACTACGAATCCGAGATCACCCTTTTCCTGAAAGACTTCAAGCAGTCGCACCCTGGCACGGAAGAACGCCAGCGTGAAGGCCGCGCTCGTCTGTGGGACAAACAGCAAGATTCGGAGCTGCTTGAAGGCTTCCGTGCGGCCCGCGTGCCGCAAAAACCGTACGTGTACTCGGCAGACTGA